The nucleotide window GGTCTTGAATAAACAGCTTGAATGCAACATTCCCTATAGTATTTGTAGCAACCGCATCTACGGTACCGCCAATAATTCCTCCTGCAAAAGGCACCATCTTACCTAAATTTATGACTCCTTTTTCTCCAAACTTTGTTAGTAAACGAAAGCCTACAGTTTGGTTGATTTTTTTTATTACTTCGAAAGGGATTTTTTTAATACCGGTTACTGCAAGTTTTTTTCCTAACTGAACACCAGCATTTTTAAGAATATCTTTAGCTCCATTTCCGGCTAAACAGGCATAAACAAAAGATTTAACCTGGTCATCTTTTACATCATAGCCACCCATATGTGCAATAGCTGCGACCATTCTCATTTGAACTAAAATAACGCTAGTTATATTAACGGGTACAGCAACAGGTAATGTAATAAGTCCTCCCAAACCTGTTAAAAATCCACTTGTAGCACTTTTAGTGTTTTGCCATAATATTAAATTTTTAACTTTTTCATCTAAGGTTCCACTTTTATGTAAGTAACTATCAGCTAATTCTATGGCCGTGTCCATTCCAGGCACACCACCATTAATTGCTTTATCATAAGACCAATCTAAAGCCTTCATTATTGTGTCGTGTGTTAAAGATTTAGTTTTAGACAATTTCCTCACCTTTCTCTTAGAGAAATTATGGTAATATTATACTATAAAACCAAGTGCGAAAAATACTATTTTTCTCTTAAATAATAATAAATGATGTGTGAGTTTGCCTATAGAAGTTTGGATATGGAAGGTAAATGGCGGTAAAAGGTAGATATTTCTGTAATTGAATCAGATAAAAGTTAGAAGATATATTGTCGGTAGATTTCTCTATTCTATCTAAAAATCTTTTAAAAGTTCAAACAGAGTATGGAAAATATATAGATATGCTCGCAATAGATGAAGAGGGAAACCTACATATTATTGAATTAAAGAACAAATGAGCACCAAAAGAAGAAGTAGCTCAAGCATTAGGCTATGCTTCCTGGTACAAAATCTTTCATATGAACAAGTATTAAGAAATTTTGAGGATGAAAATAACGGACCCTTTGAAGAAGCATTTGCTGGAAAAACGGATATAGAAGCTGTTAAAGAAAACTGGATAAGATGAAGTCTAAAACTAGAAAAGAGAAAGAAACAGTTATTGAAAGTGGAACTTCTTTTTAGTGAGGTATGAATATGTTGAAAAATAATAATACATCAGTTGAGAATTTAGTTTATAAAAGGGCTGTAGATTGGTTAGTAATAAACTATAATGCAATAAAATTAATGGATCCAGAATCTAGACATACCTTTCAAAATAGTACGAATTTTATCCAAGGTTTCGTATATAGATGTTTAAGGTCCT belongs to Niallia sp. Man26 and includes:
- a CDS encoding EcsC family protein, yielding MKALDWSYDKAINGGVPGMDTAIELADSYLHKSGTLDEKVKNLILWQNTKSATSGFLTGLGGLITLPVAVPVNITSVILVQMRMVAAIAHMGGYDVKDDQVKSFVYACLAGNGAKDILKNAGVQLGKKLAVTGIKKIPFEVIKKINQTVGFRLLTKFGEKGVINLGKMVPFAGGIIGGTVDAVATNTIGNVAFKLFIQDPSINSNDDPEIIDMV